A portion of the Enterobacter sp. SA187 genome contains these proteins:
- the fdhD gene encoding formate dehydrogenase accessory sulfurtransferase FdhD, producing the protein MTALIGSRSVALWKREDLHHSQPDVLAEEVPVALVYNGISHVVMMASPKDLPLFALGFSLSEGIIEAPNEIYGMDVVPVCNGLEVQIELSSRRFMGLKERRRALAGRTGCGVCGVEQLNDIGKPVAPLPFTQTFDLALLDDALRHLTDFQPVGKLTGCTHAAAWLLPSGELAGGHEDVGRHVALDKLLGRRAQEGEAWRPGAALVSSRASYEMVQKSAMCGIEILFAVSAATTLAVEVAERCNLTLVGFCKPGRATIYTHPQRLKGL; encoded by the coding sequence GTGACTGCTCTCATCGGATCCCGATCCGTCGCGCTGTGGAAGCGTGAGGATTTGCATCATTCACAGCCCGACGTGCTGGCAGAAGAGGTGCCCGTCGCGCTGGTATATAATGGCATCTCCCACGTGGTGATGATGGCCTCGCCCAAAGATCTGCCGCTGTTCGCCCTCGGCTTTTCGTTATCGGAAGGGATTATTGAGGCGCCGAACGAGATCTACGGCATGGACGTGGTGCCGGTCTGCAACGGTCTGGAAGTGCAAATCGAACTCTCCAGCCGCCGCTTTATGGGGCTGAAGGAGCGTCGTCGGGCGCTGGCCGGGCGCACCGGCTGCGGCGTGTGCGGCGTGGAGCAGCTCAATGACATCGGCAAGCCGGTCGCGCCGCTGCCCTTTACCCAGACCTTTGATCTTGCCCTGCTGGATGACGCCCTGCGCCATCTCACCGATTTCCAGCCGGTGGGCAAACTGACCGGCTGTACCCATGCGGCGGCCTGGCTGCTGCCGTCCGGGGAACTGGCGGGCGGGCATGAAGATGTGGGGCGGCATGTGGCGCTGGACAAACTGCTCGGGCGTCGGGCGCAGGAAGGTGAAGCCTGGCGGCCAGGCGCGGCGCTGGTTTCCAGTCGTGCCAGCTATGAAATGGTGCAGAAATCCGCCATGTGCGGCATTGAGATCCTCTTTGCCGTCTCCGCGGCGACCACGCTGGCGGTTGAGGTCGCGGAGCGCTGCAATCTGACGCTGGTGGGATTTTGCAAGCCGGGCAGGGCGACGATTTACACCCATCCGCAGCGCCTGAAAGGCCTCTGA
- a CDS encoding YdgH/BhsA/McbA-like domain containing protein: MKNIKTLVAVAALTASFGAFAAQSVTATATTLSGAEAQIAAKAQQAGASSYKITEAYTGNQIHMTAELNK; this comes from the coding sequence ATGAAAAACATCAAAACTTTAGTTGCAGTTGCCGCTCTTACCGCTTCTTTCGGTGCTTTCGCTGCCCAGTCAGTGACCGCCACCGCCACCACGCTGTCCGGTGCAGAAGCGCAAATCGCGGCTAAAGCGCAACAGGCTGGCGCATCGTCTTACAAAATTACCGAAGCTTACACCGGTAACCAGATCCACATGACCGCCGAACTGAATAAATAA